DNA from Triplophysa dalaica isolate WHDGS20190420 chromosome 21, ASM1584641v1, whole genome shotgun sequence:
TGCATTCAATCCATACTATCACCACACAACAACTATGACATTCATTTTAAGCACATcctattatttgtttttggtaCAGATATTTTCCGTGAACAAAAATGAAGTGTTCATCAGTGTGTATATTCATGTTCTGAATAAATACTATTAAACTTAATAACTggcacacaatttttttgtaaaaagccCACTTCTCCCCAGAAATGCAACACTCACTACTACGactaatatttgttttcttaactACTGTAAAGGTTCACGTCCACATTCATGAAGCTTGATGCATGTGAATAAATTTACACATACACTTTGGTTATAAACACCAATGCAACAGCTGCTCAAGTGTTTTTAGGACTATGAtggtataaaatatttttcctacACAGTACGTAAACCATAACAGCCTTGAGGCAAAGGCTCGGCATATTAATCACAAAAATGAATAGACAAAATGGTATATGCAAATAGGCAGAGTTGTAAGTGCATGTTTGTAAATTGAAAATAACTGCCTGAGGGGCAAAAACAGAAGAGCTGTTTTCACTACAAGTTCTAGAGTAAAAGAGCTGTAGTGTAGACGGGAAACATCGTAAAACCGGTTGCAGTATGTCTGTTGAATTACTAAACCTGTTTGCAggtataaacaaatataatttgcataaaattgatgtgtgtgcatatgttaATGATGTTCCCTTGAgttgtacatttatttcatgctgaGGCCCCAAACATCAAAAGAATTCATTATCAAATTATATTCTCAATCGTTTTTTTACAATGACGCCACACCACTGAAGTATCAGATCATttagggcagtgttggcctgctcaccgggagactgcattcattcatttatttatttagaaattagatgttatttattagaatgaacttactcgttgtataaataccatgcactgtgctgtgttttaacttttctgtttttcttgtttgcccctgtaaagctgctttgaaacaatacacattgtgaaaagcgctatataaataaacttgaattgaattgaattgaatttataaatacaaGTGTACTAATAAGTGCTCCAAAAGATCAGAAAACGCACTGAAAAGGGGATGACTGAGTACATATCTCTAGTCAGTCTCTCCTACAGAAGACCTCCAAGCCAGATCTTATGATCTTGATGTTGCTTCAGAGTTTACGCTGGCCAGGTGATGGGCAGTGGTGCTGGTTCTAGCTGGATCAACAGCACCGGTGTAGGTCTTGGCCAGGATTTAAGGCGGTTTAGTTCAGTTTCTCCAGGTAGGCAGACAGCAAAGGTTCAGGAGGGAGAAAAGCTTCCTGCTTGTTCAGCACCTTTGTTTGCCGAGCTCCATTAAAACCAGAGCCTGAAGATAAAAACACTCGTTTAGGCTTATAGTCTATTTGAAACATTCTCTACATGTCAATCAggtttgttgatgtttttggtGGACGGGGTCTGGGACAAACAGGGCGTGgtgtaaatacataaataaaggataaatacatacagtataaaatctAATTCTTTCATTAAATCAACAAGAAAATGTATTGACAAGTTGTTTTTGCTTTCAATCTGAATATGTTAATCTGTTTATGttaatctaaatgtaaaaatatctaaacgagtaatactaacaatatttacattcacaccaTATAAGCATTTAAACTTTACAGTTTCTCACTTCTGCCAACACAAATCAAAGATTTTACCAAGTAAGTATGAAACTACAGTGATGACGTTtttctgagaaataaatgtaagatttataatgttttaaactgaaataagacATCCCTGATCCCAACCTCGAAGTGTGCAGCATTCACATGTTGAAATGCATatcaacacaataaaataataaaataaataataaataaacaccaTAAAAATATTCCATGCCTAAACATCGTTTCACTTCAAATGATATAATGTGATTTCACTCACTGGCAGAGGTCAGATCCATATACTGACAGACAGCATGAAGCAGCAGTCGCTCATAACTGtaagaaacacaaataaatacattagatTACAAAAACATGGTCGTCTATTGGCAAATTTTATCGCTTTTGAACATTCATGTCCTTTTTAGTATCCGTAATTTTGACAAACAGGCTCATAAAAGAACTGTCATAATCTGTTATTACCAGTCACTATGGTGCAAGTTGTCGTTACGTGGTTATAAGCatgttcgtgacgtcatcacgctgtacttgTGTTTAATCTCGGAACttgctgtattttaatacaactgaatgcccaataaagccgttgttgtttgaattaatttatatattgaacgtttctgttgtcagacataaaataataactacaaaataaaataataattaaatgtttatattcatgtctagtcagtaacaatgacaggtgcttgGAAATGGTGTTTTGTACTCACTCACAAGTAAAATGCGGTTTGATCATGAATGTGCAGCTTCTGCCGCTCACTGAACAGTGAAGATACCAAGAGAGACATATTTCCACTCATTGAAAGCTAAGATTTATCCAAAAAGACGCTAGTCGCTTTTCTGAAAGAAAAGTATGCGTGTACGTGTAGCACAGGGTCTGTGACAGATGCATCTGCAACGCGAGTCTCTGCTGACCGCGTACGTTTTCCAAAACGAACTAGGCATTGTAAGTAAGctaatgaatgggaaacacaTGTCCCTTTGTTCACGGCCGGGGTAGTACCTAAGATCACACTCTAATGAAGTTAAATGACAAACGGGGAGTTGTCCTTATTGTAATCCATCAAAATGACAGatggccttcagatttttccgtcactggtaaaaCAAGTCTGTCAATGACGGAAAATTCTTGGTTAACCCGACCTCTGGCATGTACTGTAGTTAGTGGTGGTGTGAATAATTGCATGGTGGTGAGAGATGAATTGAATGCTTTAGGTTTGTGCACCTGCTTCCGAGTTTGGTTATGTAAATTGAGTGTGGATGTGCCATGAAGAATGCTAGCAGATCAGACTCCAGACTCTCCAACACCCCCTTTAACAGAGCAGATGGATGAGCAGACATCAGACAGAGCAGAGGAATTATTGTGACGGTGTACGTGCATTACTTGTCAATAGCAACGGATAAAGATTgagataaaatgacaaaaaattacCATGGGAATATGTCTGCGTCGCAGCGTCGTGCGCAACCTTCGATCAATCCTCTGGAAACATTCCTGAGCGCTGAAGGCAGGATTTACTGCTCGGAGGAAAAACAGAATAACCACCACATAAAGTGTCAAGTTCAATCACGAATACTTTATAAAAACAGCACTGAAATATTCACAATGTGTAATTCTGTGATAATAAAAACCATTTTGAAGGCTGATATCTTAGAGGGGATTAATGTTGCTGTGCTTTCACCAAGTACCCCAACCTCAGCTTCGGATAAACCAATGACGTGAGTTTGGTGCGGGACTACCCACTTGTCCATCAATAGGCTTGCTTGTAATGTCCTAACAGTAGTTGAGAGTAGGCAGCTATAGTCATCGAATATAAAACCAACAAAAGAAATTCTTATCGGACCAGCTAATTTTTTTGATTGACTGTCCCTCTTTGTAAAGATGTGAATGTGAGTTTTGATGATTAAATAATGTCAGACCCTCTCTTTGGTCTTTATGGCTCTTGGGGGAGTGGGTCCTCTGCGCCTCTTCTTCGAGCAGAGCCAACAGTCTCTCTTGCTCCTCACCAGAACGATTCATAAAATCACTCCAGTACTAAGAGACATGAGAGAGGAAGATTTGAAAATGACAAAGTACGCTTCACTGAGAGCAGATAATGGAACCTGTTTTACCTCAACATAGTTTCCATTGGTGCAGGCTTCAGTGAAGATGGTGGGTGAGGCTGTCTCACATCCTTCACCATCTTCTAGAGAGCACTCGTCTTGGTCCAAAAGATTGTCCAGAAAACGAGCTAGGCAGACATGTGGTTTTACAAACTcaatatattttactaaacccttgttgatagtctAAACctcaaaaaaatgtcagtctatgaaaaaaatcatatttaaaaaagagatGTGATTTTAGCATTTGGGGTTGAagtaatttttcttttaatatatcgtaaaaaaaaattaatatgcCTGACAAGATTGTTACACTGAATCATGTCTTCTTTAAATCatggaaaaaatatgatatatattttttgctccaaaaaacaaaaaggcaattaaattcaacagaaaacttttcatttttttaacaacaatttaaagtagtattacacttattgtttttatgcttaaatCCTTTTCCGTCTTGGACccatgtatatataaaaaatatttacacatatatagatggtttcataggaaacaacataaacaaaccacaTGCGGCCACAGTTAACATTCGGTAGATCCCCGCAAAGCAATAACTAAACAATAACTGttaagtagttttaattgaattcagTACAATTatcattcaataaaatattaattacaattaatataaattaaataattatattataaccaaacacagaccggaagttaacttcgggccagccTCTGATGAAACCGcctatatatacatttatatttaaatataatttacattgttcataaatataaataacacattttttattatataaacatatacaccacatacatgttttatataaacacaaacatttgaggGTACTGTTTAAGAATACTCACTGTTTTCCAGTCGTCTCAGACTCTTTCTGCCCTTAGCTCTCGGGGTGAGATCAGAGTTACGGATGGCCTGATTTATGAAGAACTGCTTCTTTTTGGCAGGAGAAGCACGTTTTGCAGGAGAACTGGGTAGAGATGAGCAGCGTCGTTCGATCaggctgaaaaaaaaaacaagtacgGGGTTTGTCCTATATAATAAACTGCGCTGTCAAAGGATTTTTTACAAAGTCACAGAAATTCAGTTTTGTGATAAGTTCAAGGACAACTCTGAGTGGGTTACATCAGCCTGTCAAATACTGGACTTCACTTACTGAACTTGGCTACTGTACATGTATTCCAATGAATAACACACCTAGCACATGCACAAGtcaaatgttatatataaaaaatattaaattaggTTTTTAAGTGAAAAACGTGGTGTAGAGATAGCTAGCCGTAAAACTGAACATTTCTTTGTCcgttttgtgtctgtttatgtgACACAACTGCTCTCAACCAATATTTTGCATTACCAGAGCCCGCAATTGCAGGGCCCTATTTTTTGTGTGACAGCGCCACCTACCCGACCAGAGTTCGGAGAACGGCAGTCCCCAAGGACCCTAGTTTTTGAGGACGAAAAAAGTCTACAAGACAGTATTTTCACCCAATTCTAACAACTTAAGAGTTTTTGAAAGGTCTATTGAACCCAAATACTACTTAATTTCTTTCAATTAAACCATATTGCGAAAAGCTTAATATGAAGTAATTATTGTGAGTGTGATTTACTAGCATAATATTAGAACACATCAAGTAAAATAAACACTAAATCATGGTACAGCTTTTTCAGTCACTAGATTAACCACATTTCAAGTAAAGAGTGAAGACACAGGGATGACACGAGGTTGATTTAAgattgtgtatattttataaaataacaaattaacagttgaacacacacaaaaaatagtttACATGAACATTCATGCACCACTTCATTAATGACCAACTTCACCAACTTCAATAACGACGTTTTCATTGACTCCTAAGAGAGATAAAAGCGTAGAGAAAGAGAATGAAGTGAATGAAATGATGAACATTCAGTTGAACATGATCAActctttaattttaaatgtcatatttaaaaGATCATAATAACCATGTAAATGACCAATTTATTGATTAATCTTTTGTCATACTATTGACTGCACTGAGCTCAGTCCTTCATATAGACTACACAGTACATGACAAAATCTAGCACGTGGTATTTTAACAGTCAATTATTATGATGCCAATTGTAACAatcaatattataataataatgtcaaaATGAAGAGATGTGACGtttgacaaataaaactttaaGATTAATTGAAATGACttaaatggaaaaacaatgaGTATAATTGACAATGTTTCACAGAAGTGCTACATATTGTGCTGGCTAGGACTACGATTTATAATAATCATCCCATAGTCACAAAATCAACATTAGCAGTCGTGCAGGCTTACTTAAACGAATTGACTTGCAACTCGTTTTACGGTTTTAGAAGCTCATATTGTGGCTATATAGTGCATTCAAGACTATTTAGCAACTATATTAactttgtaattcattttttctcaattatttttaatgttaaacgGAAAAAAGGTTTCACATTTGATACTCACCCTCTACTGCCGTCCATACTTCAGAAAAACACCTCGTCGCTGTTGCTCAAGACCTAGGGTCCTAGAAATGTGGTCCTGAAAGTGCAGCCTCCGGGGTGCAGGCAGATGCTACTAATCTCAACTGAGACCAATTTATGAGCATCTATTTATAGTTCATGCTTGATGCTTTAAGAGGAAATAGGTCACAGCTTTGATTTACTAAATATATACAGATCTAATCTAAACGCCTTCAAGTTTCACTATCGATTGTATTTCTGCCTATTGTTTATCAGGAAGCAGGTGCCTTTGGTCAAGACCCGAACATAAAATGACCTACATATAAGACAAAATAtaccatttattttaaacaagcaTGATtgctattatttttttataattgatgTCCTTATTTAATTACGATATAGAGGATTTATTCTAAACTAGCATGAT
Protein-coding regions in this window:
- the r3hdm4 gene encoding R3H domain-containing protein 4 isoform X2, whose amino-acid sequence is MDGSRGLIERRCSSLPSSPAKRASPAKKKQFFINQAIRNSDLTPRAKGRKSLRRLENTRFLDNLLDQDECSLEDGEGCETASPTIFTEACTNGNYVEYWSDFMNRSGEEQERLLALLEEEAQRTHSPKSHKDQREVNPAFSAQECFQRIDRRLRTTLRRRHIPMGVLESLESDLLAFFMAHPHSIYITKLGSSYERLLLHAVCQYMDLTSASSGFNGARQTKVLNKQEAFLPPEPLLSAYLEKLN
- the r3hdm4 gene encoding R3H domain-containing protein 4 isoform X1: MVVLDSNNCDEQDVILIERRCSSLPSSPAKRASPAKKKQFFINQAIRNSDLTPRAKGRKSLRRLENTRFLDNLLDQDECSLEDGEGCETASPTIFTEACTNGNYVEYWSDFMNRSGEEQERLLALLEEEAQRTHSPKSHKDQREVNPAFSAQECFQRIDRRLRTTLRRRHIPMGVLESLESDLLAFFMAHPHSIYITKLGSSYERLLLHAVCQYMDLTSASSGFNGARQTKVLNKQEAFLPPEPLLSAYLEKLN